Proteins encoded by one window of Salmonirosea aquatica:
- a CDS encoding YceI family protein has protein sequence METATKTVWTIDPTHSEIQFKVKHLVISTVTGHFRKFEGTVETQGDDFATGSIHFEAETASVDTNQPQRDEHLRSADFFDAEQYPKMTFQSTSVEKIDDETYKVIGDLTIKGTTKSIELKAEFGGSMTDFYGNYKSGFEITGKINRKEFGLTWDAVTEAGGIVVGDEVRLALNVQIARPA, from the coding sequence ATGGAAACGGCAACGAAAACAGTTTGGACCATCGATCCTACGCATTCAGAAATTCAATTCAAAGTAAAACACCTGGTCATTTCGACAGTAACAGGTCATTTCCGGAAATTTGAGGGTACCGTAGAAACCCAGGGCGATGACTTCGCCACGGGCTCTATCCACTTTGAGGCCGAAACGGCCAGTGTGGACACCAACCAGCCCCAGCGGGACGAACACCTGCGTTCGGCCGATTTTTTTGACGCGGAGCAGTATCCTAAAATGACGTTCCAGTCTACCAGCGTGGAAAAAATAGACGATGAAACCTACAAGGTTATCGGTGATTTGACTATCAAAGGAACTACCAAGTCCATTGAATTGAAAGCGGAGTTTGGAGGTAGCATGACTGACTTCTACGGCAACTATAAGTCGGGTTTTGAAATAACCGGAAAAATTAACCGCAAAGAATTTGGCCTTACCTGGGACGCCGTGACCGAAGCAGGCGGCATCGTGGTAGGCGACGAAGTAAGGCTGGCTCTTAATGTCCAGATCGCACGGCCCGCCTAA
- a CDS encoding outer membrane lipoprotein-sorting protein, with translation MRSQSFLKLLVMMVLAFIIQSKTVQAQSVDEIINKHVAAMGGDKYTGIKSIKIESSAQIMGMDLPSSTTIVQGRGLISKTTVQGSDIVQAIDGKTGWMINPMAGQSGATPLTEDQVKMSAGQLDLTGLHNYKSKGYTAELTGEDKVEGAPVYVVKVDMGNGTVATHYISKDTYYILKSVMNTTAQGQEVELKTNFSNFKQVDGITFPFTTEVESPAMPGVMTMVVKNVEVNPTVDESIFAMPKN, from the coding sequence ATGCGCAGTCAATCATTCTTAAAACTTCTGGTCATGATGGTGTTGGCCTTCATCATCCAGTCGAAAACCGTCCAGGCTCAGAGTGTGGATGAAATTATCAACAAGCATGTGGCCGCCATGGGCGGTGACAAATATACGGGCATAAAAAGTATCAAAATAGAATCGTCGGCCCAAATCATGGGCATGGACCTACCCTCAAGCACTACCATTGTGCAGGGACGAGGGCTTATCAGCAAAACGACCGTGCAGGGATCCGATATCGTACAGGCCATCGATGGCAAAACCGGTTGGATGATCAACCCCATGGCGGGTCAGAGCGGCGCTACTCCCCTCACAGAGGACCAGGTGAAAATGTCGGCGGGCCAACTCGACCTGACTGGCTTGCACAATTATAAGTCAAAGGGCTACACCGCCGAGCTAACGGGCGAAGACAAAGTTGAGGGAGCGCCGGTGTACGTGGTGAAAGTCGATATGGGCAATGGTACCGTGGCAACCCACTATATCTCCAAGGATACCTACTACATTCTGAAATCCGTAATGAACACTACTGCCCAGGGTCAGGAGGTAGAACTCAAAACTAATTTTTCTAACTTTAAGCAGGTCGACGGCATTACGTTTCCTTTCACGACGGAAGTAGAGTCACCCGCCATGCCGGGCGTTATGACCATGGTAGTGAAAAATGTAGAGGTGAACCCGACCGTGGATGAAAGCATCTTTGCGATGCCCAAAAACTAA
- the atpG gene encoding ATP synthase F1 subunit gamma gives MASLKEVRNRIVSVNSTQQITKAMKMVAAAKLRRAQDNIIQMRPYAQKLGEMLATVSSGSERGSDSPFKKARPVEKVLMVLVTSDRGLCGAFNTNVIKAAMAHINANYADLARRGNVEVLAIGKKGAEGMARRGFKVTTTFQHLFMKLSFVEVKEAAEYIMDAFAQGRYDRVDLVFNEFKNVATQIIRTEQYLPIADSPNNTQTGRTNINYIFEPEEEKIVNELIPKSLKIQLYRAVLESNASEHGARMTAMDKATDNAQELLKELRLVYNRTRQAAITKEILEIVGGAEALV, from the coding sequence GTGGCAAGTTTAAAAGAAGTACGTAACCGGATCGTTTCGGTCAACTCTACCCAGCAAATCACCAAAGCCATGAAGATGGTGGCGGCGGCCAAATTACGGCGCGCGCAGGACAACATCATTCAGATGCGTCCTTACGCTCAGAAACTGGGCGAAATGCTGGCGACGGTATCGTCAGGCAGCGAGAGGGGCTCAGACAGTCCTTTTAAGAAAGCGAGGCCCGTAGAGAAAGTACTGATGGTGCTCGTCACCTCAGACCGCGGCTTGTGCGGAGCGTTCAATACGAACGTAATTAAGGCCGCCATGGCCCATATCAACGCTAATTATGCCGATTTGGCACGACGTGGGAACGTTGAGGTACTAGCCATCGGTAAGAAAGGTGCCGAAGGCATGGCACGCCGGGGATTCAAAGTCACCACCACATTTCAGCATCTTTTTATGAAGCTCAGTTTTGTGGAGGTAAAGGAAGCTGCCGAATACATCATGGATGCTTTTGCGCAGGGACGCTACGATCGGGTGGATTTGGTTTTCAATGAGTTCAAAAACGTGGCTACCCAGATAATCCGTACCGAACAGTACCTACCTATTGCGGATAGCCCCAACAACACCCAAACCGGTCGGACCAATATCAACTATATTTTTGAGCCCGAGGAAGAAAAGATCGTGAACGAACTGATCCCCAAATCGCTCAAAATTCAGTTGTACCGCGCCGTACTCGAATCGAACGCTTCGGAACATGGAGCCCGCATGACGGCCATGGACAAGGCTACCGACAACGCACAGGAACTGTTGAAAGAACTACGGCTGGTGTACAACCGTACCCGGCAGGCCGCTATTACTAAGGAAATCCTTGAAATTGTAGGAGGAGCCGAAGCACTGGTATAG
- the atpA gene encoding F0F1 ATP synthase subunit alpha, translated as MVSVRPDEVSAILREQLAGAKSEAELEEVGTVLQVGDGVARIYGLSKVQAGELLVFANGLKALVLNLEEDNVGAVLLGESSEIKEGDTVKRTNEIASIQVGDKIVGRVVNTLAEPIDGLGPIQGELFEMPLERKAPGVIFRQPVTEPLQTGIKAIDAMIPIGRGQRELVIGDRQTGKTAVCIDTIINQKEFYDRGEPVFCIYVACGQKASTIKQVETTLRRYGAMDYTVIVAAGASDPTPMQFFAPFTGAAIGEYFRDTGRPALVIYDDLSKQAVSYREVSLLLRRPPGREAYPGDVFYLHSRLLERAAKIVNDDSIAQNMNDLPPSLKGKVKGGGSLTALPIIETQAGDVSAYIPTNVISITDGQIFLETNLFNSGIRPAINVGISVSRVGGNAQIKSMKKVAGTLKLDQAQFRELEAFAKFGSDLDAATQLAIDRGRRNQEVLKQPQYSPVAVEQQVAIIYASTKGLIDKVPVDRVKEFESEYLTVLSGQYSDTLKALQAGKFDDSLTGVLEKVAKEISAKYI; from the coding sequence ATGGTATCTGTTAGACCGGACGAGGTTTCAGCCATTCTGCGCGAGCAACTTGCGGGCGCTAAATCGGAGGCGGAACTCGAAGAAGTGGGTACGGTGCTACAAGTCGGCGACGGCGTGGCGCGTATCTATGGGCTTTCCAAAGTACAGGCAGGTGAGCTGCTCGTGTTTGCAAATGGCCTCAAAGCGCTTGTACTTAACCTGGAAGAAGACAATGTGGGGGCGGTATTGCTGGGCGAATCGAGTGAAATCAAAGAAGGTGACACGGTAAAACGTACCAACGAAATCGCATCCATCCAGGTAGGTGACAAAATCGTGGGCCGCGTGGTGAACACCCTGGCCGAGCCTATCGACGGCCTGGGCCCCATTCAGGGCGAGCTGTTCGAAATGCCTTTGGAACGTAAAGCACCGGGTGTAATCTTCCGCCAACCCGTAACTGAACCTCTGCAAACCGGAATTAAGGCCATCGATGCCATGATCCCCATCGGGCGTGGTCAGCGTGAGTTGGTCATTGGCGACCGTCAGACCGGCAAGACGGCGGTTTGTATTGATACCATCATCAATCAGAAAGAGTTTTACGATCGCGGCGAACCCGTTTTCTGTATCTACGTAGCCTGCGGCCAGAAAGCCTCCACCATCAAGCAGGTGGAAACCACGTTGCGTCGCTATGGTGCCATGGATTATACCGTGATTGTAGCGGCCGGTGCGTCAGACCCCACTCCCATGCAATTCTTTGCGCCCTTTACGGGAGCAGCCATCGGTGAGTACTTCCGGGATACGGGACGTCCAGCCCTGGTAATTTACGACGACCTTTCGAAGCAGGCTGTATCGTACCGCGAGGTATCACTGCTGCTACGTAGGCCTCCCGGACGCGAAGCGTATCCTGGCGACGTATTTTACCTGCACAGCCGCCTGTTGGAGCGGGCCGCCAAAATCGTGAATGACGATTCCATTGCCCAAAATATGAACGATCTTCCCCCTTCTTTGAAAGGCAAGGTAAAAGGGGGTGGTTCATTGACGGCTCTGCCTATCATCGAAACACAGGCAGGTGACGTATCGGCCTATATTCCTACCAATGTGATCTCGATTACAGACGGGCAGATATTCCTGGAAACGAACCTGTTTAACTCGGGTATCCGTCCGGCCATCAACGTCGGTATCTCGGTATCGCGGGTAGGAGGAAACGCCCAGATCAAATCCATGAAAAAGGTAGCGGGTACCCTGAAGCTCGATCAGGCGCAATTCCGCGAACTGGAAGCCTTCGCCAAGTTCGGTTCTGACCTCGATGCCGCCACGCAGCTGGCGATCGACCGCGGACGCCGCAACCAGGAGGTATTGAAGCAACCTCAATATAGCCCCGTGGCCGTGGAGCAGCAAGTAGCCATTATTTATGCTTCCACCAAAGGCCTGATCGACAAAGTTCCCGTGGACCGGGTAAAGGAATTTGAATCGGAATACCTGACGGTACTATCCGGTCAGTATAGCGATACGCTGAAAGCGCTGCAGGCGGGCAAATTCGACGACAGCCTGACCGGCGTTCTGGAAAAGGTAGCCAAGGAAATTTCAGCCAAGTACATTTGA
- a CDS encoding FKBP-type peptidyl-prolyl cis-trans isomerase, which translates to MFRNAKNVFAVVICAAMMASEVDAQTAKAPTKSTPKPTATAAVAAPVLKTALDSIAYSIGLSVGGSLKAQGLADINTNLLVKAINETLKGTSTLLSPDQANQFIGEYFQKQANVKGDANRKAGEAFLEENKKRPQVTTTASGLQYEVLKMGDGPKPADTSRVKTHYHGTLIDGTVFDSSVERGEPVEFPVNGVIKGWQEALQLMPVGSKFRLYIPSDLAYGERAAGPTIGPNSTLIFDVELLDILK; encoded by the coding sequence ATGTTTCGTAACGCAAAGAATGTTTTTGCCGTTGTCATCTGCGCTGCAATGATGGCTTCGGAGGTTGATGCTCAGACTGCTAAAGCTCCCACCAAGAGTACCCCAAAACCCACCGCGACTGCCGCAGTCGCCGCTCCCGTCCTTAAAACCGCCCTTGACTCGATTGCCTATTCGATCGGCCTGAGCGTGGGAGGCTCCCTGAAAGCCCAGGGCCTGGCCGATATCAATACCAATTTGCTGGTGAAGGCCATCAATGAAACTTTAAAAGGTACCTCCACCCTGCTAAGCCCCGACCAGGCCAACCAGTTCATCGGTGAGTATTTTCAGAAACAAGCCAACGTCAAAGGGGATGCTAACCGGAAGGCGGGAGAAGCATTTTTGGAAGAAAACAAGAAACGGCCCCAAGTTACCACAACAGCCAGCGGGCTCCAATATGAAGTGTTGAAAATGGGAGATGGCCCCAAGCCTGCCGATACTTCGCGCGTCAAGACCCACTACCATGGCACACTTATTGACGGCACGGTATTCGACAGTTCGGTGGAACGGGGCGAACCGGTGGAATTTCCGGTCAATGGAGTTATCAAAGGTTGGCAGGAAGCCCTGCAACTGATGCCGGTTGGCTCAAAATTCAGATTGTACATTCCTTCGGATTTAGCATACGGTGAGCGTGCAGCCGGGCCTACCATAGGCCCCAACTCCACGTTGATATTTGATGTGGAGCTTTTGGATATCTTAAAATAA
- a CDS encoding carboxy terminal-processing peptidase, giving the protein MRKYLITLIPVVLLSWQRGPEPQSAVRIDESIALEGGALTEDLKPTEAQFRAEALVTRILTNYHYRKTKLNDSLSSAIFSKYLDDIDHGKLYFLASDVNQFEKYRNSFDDFLKNDELEVPFDIYNVFRKRYQERSAYIQSLLEKPEPFNYMTEESLNTDREKATWAKSTEELNDTWRKYIKSEALDLKLAGKADTAVISTLRDRYKTRDRALARIRTEQVFQMYMNAFAESLDPHTNYLGPVSADRFKQDMSQSLEGIGALLREEDNYIKIVDVIPGGPAFRGKQLKKEDRIMGVAQGDDGNFVDIVGWFVDDAVKLIKGPKGTVVRLQVLAANALPNTPPRELRIVREKIKLEEQRAKSEIVTVDHGGKPMKVGVIDIPLFYRDFEGAQKREKEFSSTTRDVQNLMDQLRKDGVEGIVIDLRNNGGGSLTEAISLTGLFINKGPVVQVKESGDEIEVQSDTDPMIAYDGPLAVMVNRFSASASEIFAAAIQDYKRGIIVGEQSYGKGTVQTLIELNKWMPKESDPLGEVKMTVAKFYRINGSSTQLRGVTPDLELPTPYKADEYGEASQPSALPWDQIPSSRYEVTDNITDKLVAQLRDKHNQRLKSDEELKKLVEDMAAFRKAREDKMVSLQIDKRRKERAEAEKKRAALKDFGDEADDDEESGSDSTAVAKATPVKKKNDVYLTETSRIVADLVTITNEPALAGTKKKR; this is encoded by the coding sequence ATGAGAAAATACCTGATCACTCTAATACCTGTAGTGCTGCTGAGCTGGCAGCGAGGCCCCGAACCCCAAAGCGCCGTTCGGATTGACGAGAGCATTGCTCTGGAAGGAGGAGCGCTCACGGAGGATCTGAAGCCCACCGAGGCGCAGTTCAGGGCCGAAGCACTGGTGACCCGCATTCTTACCAACTACCACTATCGGAAAACCAAACTGAACGACTCCCTGTCGTCCGCCATATTTTCCAAGTACCTGGACGACATCGACCACGGCAAGCTCTATTTCCTGGCATCCGATGTGAACCAGTTTGAAAAATACCGGAATTCATTTGATGACTTCCTGAAGAACGACGAGCTCGAGGTACCCTTCGATATCTATAATGTATTCCGCAAGCGGTATCAGGAGCGTAGCGCTTACATCCAGAGTCTGTTAGAAAAGCCTGAGCCGTTCAACTACATGACGGAGGAAAGTCTGAATACTGACCGTGAGAAAGCTACATGGGCCAAAAGTACCGAGGAACTGAACGATACCTGGCGCAAGTACATCAAGAGTGAAGCCCTGGACCTGAAGTTGGCGGGAAAGGCCGATACGGCCGTCATCTCAACCCTGCGCGATCGCTACAAAACCCGTGATCGCGCCTTAGCCCGCATCCGTACCGAGCAGGTGTTCCAGATGTACATGAACGCCTTTGCCGAATCGCTTGATCCGCATACCAATTACCTGGGCCCGGTTTCGGCCGACCGATTCAAGCAGGACATGAGCCAATCACTCGAAGGAATTGGTGCCTTGCTGCGTGAAGAGGACAACTATATTAAAATTGTGGATGTGATTCCCGGCGGCCCGGCCTTCCGGGGTAAGCAACTGAAAAAAGAAGACCGCATCATGGGGGTAGCTCAGGGCGATGACGGCAACTTCGTGGATATCGTGGGTTGGTTTGTGGACGATGCTGTCAAGCTGATCAAAGGCCCGAAGGGTACCGTAGTGCGTCTGCAGGTACTGGCCGCCAACGCGCTACCCAATACGCCGCCCCGTGAACTCCGGATCGTGCGTGAGAAGATCAAACTGGAAGAACAACGCGCTAAAAGTGAAATCGTGACTGTGGATCATGGCGGTAAGCCCATGAAGGTAGGAGTAATCGATATCCCACTGTTCTACCGCGATTTTGAAGGCGCTCAGAAACGCGAGAAAGAATTTTCAAGTACCACCCGTGATGTACAGAACCTCATGGATCAGCTCCGTAAGGATGGGGTAGAAGGTATCGTGATCGACCTGCGCAATAACGGCGGTGGTTCGCTGACTGAGGCCATTTCGCTCACCGGTTTGTTTATCAACAAGGGCCCCGTAGTGCAGGTCAAGGAATCCGGTGACGAAATAGAGGTACAGTCCGATACCGATCCGATGATCGCTTATGACGGCCCCTTAGCCGTCATGGTGAACCGTTTCAGTGCTTCGGCTTCTGAGATTTTCGCGGCTGCCATCCAGGATTATAAGCGTGGTATTATCGTAGGCGAACAGTCGTACGGGAAAGGTACCGTGCAAACGCTCATCGAGCTTAACAAATGGATGCCTAAGGAAAGTGATCCGCTGGGTGAGGTGAAAATGACCGTGGCTAAGTTTTACCGCATCAATGGTAGCAGTACCCAGTTGCGGGGCGTTACTCCTGATTTGGAGTTGCCCACTCCGTACAAAGCCGACGAATACGGGGAAGCTTCCCAGCCCAGTGCCTTGCCCTGGGATCAAATCCCTTCGTCGCGGTATGAAGTAACCGATAACATTACGGACAAGCTGGTGGCTCAACTGCGCGATAAGCACAACCAGCGTTTGAAGTCGGACGAAGAACTGAAAAAGCTTGTTGAGGACATGGCAGCTTTCCGGAAGGCCCGTGAGGATAAAATGGTATCGTTGCAGATTGACAAACGCCGGAAGGAGCGCGCCGAAGCTGAGAAGAAGCGTGCCGCGCTCAAGGACTTTGGGGATGAAGCCGATGATGATGAAGAAAGTGGGAGTGATTCTACGGCCGTGGCCAAAGCTACCCCCGTTAAAAAGAAAAACGATGTGTATCTGACTGAAACCAGCCGTATCGTAGCTGATTTGGTGACGATCACCAACGAACCCGCACTGGCTGGAACCAAGAAAAAGCGTTAA
- a CDS encoding CPBP family glutamic-type intramembrane protease — MLQVDSMDENSTTIQFILRDFWGFLIRPGYPEHTYSFSLLIAFKLFIGFFIIRVLGIILEMNGFHPLVLYFTGHELQKQQHPDFGIIPLLIGALLSAPLLEETAYRWGLQFSPVRTAVSLGLIVFYWLPYGGTYSTTITRVLAAPGFYLMVGMAVVTGLTTYALLRIPYFEHKVGHWWKRNFGWVFYVSSLSFGLMHIFNVREINPTVVSLAFLITFQQILLGLFNGYVRMRFGFAQAIVQHALFNLVPVVIQLSQA; from the coding sequence ATGCTGCAAGTCGATTCTATGGATGAAAACTCCACTACCATCCAATTCATTCTGCGTGATTTCTGGGGCTTTTTAATAAGGCCAGGATACCCTGAGCATACCTACAGCTTTTCGCTACTTATTGCTTTCAAGCTGTTTATCGGTTTTTTTATAATTCGCGTTCTGGGTATTATTCTGGAAATGAATGGTTTCCATCCCCTGGTGCTTTATTTTACCGGACACGAATTACAAAAACAGCAGCACCCCGATTTTGGAATAATACCTCTGTTGATTGGCGCACTGTTGTCGGCTCCGTTGCTCGAAGAAACCGCCTACCGCTGGGGACTACAATTCAGTCCGGTCCGTACGGCCGTATCGCTGGGTCTGATCGTTTTTTACTGGCTGCCCTATGGGGGTACCTACTCCACCACCATCACGCGGGTGTTGGCCGCGCCTGGTTTTTATCTCATGGTTGGTATGGCCGTAGTAACGGGACTGACCACGTATGCCCTATTGCGGATTCCCTATTTTGAACATAAGGTAGGACACTGGTGGAAAAGAAATTTTGGCTGGGTGTTCTACGTCTCCTCGCTGTCATTCGGCCTGATGCACATTTTTAATGTCCGTGAAATAAACCCCACGGTCGTAAGCCTGGCGTTCTTGATCACATTTCAACAGATTCTGCTGGGGTTGTTCAACGGCTACGTCCGGATGAGGTTTGGGTTTGCTCAAGCCATTGTTCAGCACGCGTTATTCAATCTGGTACCCGTGGTAATTCAACTGAGTCAAGCTTAA
- a CDS encoding MATE family efflux transporter: MYPLLRLFRQDLRETLRLSVPIVIAQLGVVLMGVTDNLMIGRMLGAVPLGAAGIANSVTFMIGSIGFGGLLIVSALISQAQGKGNPGEVNRLYRAAIRAAWLLGLVLGVVCTLMAWQFQIFGQTPTVTRMARPFVLILTLSNVPLLLFIAIRQLCDGLSRPKVTMYITLSALGLNAILNYFLIHHLGLIGAAIGTLLARCYMALAIWIYVKRDSFFIPYLKTQGTLPLTPLITKILRLGLPSGFQFFFEIAAFSLAVIMVGWLGEAQLAAHQIAINMASTTYMMATGIAAAGSIRVGNAVGRRNRPAVQRAGTAAFLLSIVFMAGCCVLFLTAHEWLIGLYIRDNVRVTAIATTLVIIAGFFQLSDGVQVVGLGVLRGIADVNVPTLLTLIAYWVVALPLSYVLAFPLGMDATGVWIGLLAGLTVSAALLTYRFYHKLPRVKLDEIEPEVAHV, from the coding sequence ATGTACCCCCTTCTACGTCTCTTCCGTCAGGACCTGCGCGAAACGCTCCGGCTTAGTGTTCCTATCGTCATTGCCCAGCTGGGTGTGGTACTGATGGGGGTTACGGACAACCTGATGATCGGTCGCATGCTGGGAGCGGTTCCTTTGGGGGCCGCTGGCATAGCCAATTCTGTCACATTCATGATTGGCAGCATCGGCTTCGGTGGCCTGCTGATCGTATCGGCGCTGATCTCGCAGGCACAGGGAAAAGGCAATCCCGGCGAAGTCAACCGGCTCTATCGTGCTGCTATCCGGGCAGCCTGGTTACTAGGCTTGGTCTTAGGGGTGGTATGTACCCTGATGGCCTGGCAATTCCAGATTTTCGGCCAAACCCCCACCGTGACGCGCATGGCCAGGCCCTTCGTCCTTATCCTAACGCTTTCCAACGTACCTTTGTTACTTTTCATCGCCATTCGGCAGTTGTGCGATGGCCTCTCCCGCCCCAAAGTCACAATGTACATCACACTGTCGGCTCTGGGGTTGAACGCAATACTGAATTATTTTCTGATTCACCACCTGGGCTTGATCGGTGCGGCCATAGGTACCCTGCTGGCGCGCTGTTACATGGCGTTGGCGATCTGGATTTACGTAAAAAGAGACTCCTTCTTTATCCCCTACCTTAAAACGCAGGGTACCCTCCCGCTCACACCGCTGATTACTAAAATCCTGCGCCTGGGTCTACCAAGCGGCTTTCAGTTTTTTTTCGAGATCGCAGCCTTTTCCCTGGCGGTAATCATGGTAGGCTGGCTGGGCGAAGCCCAACTGGCAGCCCATCAGATCGCGATCAACATGGCCTCCACTACCTACATGATGGCCACAGGCATTGCCGCTGCGGGTAGCATCCGGGTAGGCAACGCCGTAGGGCGCAGAAACCGACCGGCCGTGCAGCGGGCCGGGACGGCGGCCTTTCTACTGTCTATAGTATTTATGGCCGGATGCTGCGTCCTGTTTCTCACGGCCCATGAATGGCTGATCGGTTTATATATCCGTGATAATGTCCGGGTAACTGCTATTGCTACCACTTTGGTCATTATTGCCGGTTTTTTCCAACTTTCCGATGGCGTACAAGTGGTAGGGCTTGGGGTACTTCGTGGTATTGCGGATGTGAATGTACCTACCCTACTGACCCTCATCGCCTACTGGGTGGTGGCCTTACCGCTGAGCTATGTGCTGGCTTTCCCGCTGGGCATGGATGCCACGGGCGTCTGGATCGGGCTTCTGGCGGGCCTCACCGTGTCGGCGGCTTTGCTCACCTACCGGTTTTACCATAAGCTACCCCGCGTTAAGCTGGATGAAATTGAACCCGAGGTAGCGCATGTTTGA
- a CDS encoding DUF4290 domain-containing protein has product MKEYGSNVQKLADHIVQMEDPAKRTLYAHILVELMRQIHPGMRDNQDYYNKLWDDLFIISGFELEVDGPFPPPSKESLGKKPQKVGYNQHKLNYHHYGKNIELLVEKAIETEDPDDRLAFVSYLYRLMRSFYNAWNRDNPEDVVLLEHLMELSDGKLQAEIEYIRQNGPIEASPKDRNSNVDRSRGNTVTGYKAQTNFNNDRAKNTSNAGNTSGNSRNRNSNKFSNRNNNNNNRNRRK; this is encoded by the coding sequence TTGAAAGAATACGGTAGCAACGTACAGAAACTCGCCGATCACATCGTCCAGATGGAAGATCCCGCGAAGCGCACCCTCTATGCGCACATCCTGGTAGAACTCATGCGCCAGATCCATCCGGGTATGCGGGACAATCAGGACTATTATAACAAGCTCTGGGACGACCTCTTCATTATCTCAGGCTTCGAACTGGAAGTGGATGGACCTTTTCCGCCACCCTCCAAAGAATCGCTGGGTAAGAAACCTCAGAAGGTTGGCTACAATCAGCATAAGCTGAATTACCATCACTACGGCAAGAATATCGAATTGCTGGTAGAGAAAGCCATCGAAACCGAAGATCCCGACGACCGGCTAGCGTTTGTTTCGTACCTGTACCGGCTGATGCGCTCGTTCTATAATGCCTGGAACCGTGACAATCCCGAGGATGTGGTACTGCTGGAGCACCTGATGGAGCTATCGGATGGGAAATTGCAGGCCGAAATAGAATACATCCGTCAGAATGGCCCCATCGAAGCCTCGCCCAAGGATCGCAACAGCAACGTCGATCGCAGCCGTGGCAACACGGTGACGGGCTATAAGGCTCAGACCAATTTTAATAACGACCGGGCTAAGAACACAAGTAATGCGGGAAATACCAGCGGCAACTCACGCAACCGCAATTCCAATAAGTTTTCAAACCGGAATAACAATAATAATAACCGCAACCGCCGGAAATGA